Proteins encoded in a region of the Marinococcus sp. PL1-022 genome:
- the speD gene encoding adenosylmethionine decarboxylase: METMGRHVISELWGCDEETLNNVNAIERIFVNAALKAGAEIREVIFHKFAPQGVSGVVIISESHLTIHSFPEHGYASIDVYTCGDHIDPNTAAKYIAGSLGAEAEETIEIPRGTGPIRVERPEANAL, from the coding sequence ATGGAAACAATGGGACGCCATGTCATTTCCGAGCTTTGGGGTTGTGACGAAGAAACTTTAAACAATGTAAATGCAATCGAACGTATCTTTGTAAACGCCGCTTTAAAAGCAGGCGCTGAGATAAGAGAAGTGATTTTTCATAAATTTGCTCCGCAGGGTGTAAGCGGAGTCGTCATTATTTCAGAATCTCATTTAACGATTCACAGTTTTCCGGAACACGGCTATGCCAGCATCGATGTTTATACGTGCGGGGACCATATTGACCCGAACACGGCGGCTAAATATATTGCCGGTTCACTCGGTGCCGAAGCGGAAGAAACGATAGAAATTCCCCGCGGAACAGGCCCTATCCGTGTAGAGCGTCCGGAAGCAAACGCCCTATAA
- the nrdR gene encoding transcriptional regulator NrdR, which translates to MKCPVCYSNGTRVLDSRPSNEGRSIRRRRQCDTCHHRFTTFEIVEELPLVVVKKNGNREEFSREKMLRGLIRACEKRPIPMETLEGIVSRVENKLREEGRTEVKSEEAGELVMEELADIDEIAYVRFASVYRQFRDINVFINELKELIDKENKEDSSKS; encoded by the coding sequence ATGAAATGCCCTGTATGCTACTCCAATGGCACACGTGTATTGGACTCGAGGCCGAGCAATGAAGGCCGTTCCATCCGGCGCCGGCGTCAGTGTGATACGTGCCACCACCGCTTTACCACTTTTGAAATTGTGGAAGAACTCCCGCTTGTCGTAGTGAAAAAAAATGGGAACCGGGAGGAATTCAGCCGGGAAAAAATGCTGAGAGGCTTGATCAGGGCCTGTGAAAAGCGGCCGATTCCAATGGAAACGCTCGAGGGCATTGTCTCGAGGGTGGAAAATAAACTTCGGGAAGAGGGACGGACAGAAGTGAAAAGTGAAGAAGCCGGAGAGCTTGTCATGGAAGAGCTCGCGGATATTGATGAAATCGCCTACGTCCGTTTTGCTTCTGTTTACCGGCAGTTTCGTGATATAAATGTATTCATCAACGAATTAAAAGAGCTGATTGATAAAGAAAACAAAGAGGATTCATCAAAATCATAA